One part of the Microbulbifer sp. THAF38 genome encodes these proteins:
- a CDS encoding CaiB/BaiF CoA-transferase family protein produces the protein MKDEGEKSRGPLSGVLVLDMSRVLAGPFCGAALFNLGATVIKIERPNTGDDSRAFPPFVEGKPGYFDSINYGKKSIALNLKDPDDIDVFVKLLQKADVVLENFRPGVMERLGFGWEDLHKKYPSLIYACISGFGHTGPLASHPAYDLIVQCMCGIVSVTGPEEPERPVRPGTSFSDIYGGLMCTLGVNAALIDREKSGKGSKVDISMLDCQMAVMESFIAHYSVTKIDPIPLGAAHPTFSPLGLYRAMNGFIALAAITDSEFSSLCLVLDLTPLIQDSRFATMHDRVENRVVLDKILQQKISQWKSSDLEQALNDAGVACGPLQNVEELIKSDIAVKRKLMKGFNDPVYQKNGVFISGNPMKYDRYEDPDLWPAPPKLDGHRSEILSWLSNGGSL, from the coding sequence ATGAAAGATGAAGGTGAAAAATCTCGTGGCCCATTATCAGGAGTTCTAGTTCTCGATATGAGCCGAGTGTTGGCGGGGCCATTTTGTGGAGCAGCTCTCTTCAATCTGGGGGCAACCGTAATAAAGATTGAACGCCCCAATACTGGTGATGATTCCCGGGCATTTCCTCCCTTTGTTGAGGGTAAACCGGGGTATTTCGATTCGATTAATTACGGTAAGAAGAGCATAGCGCTGAATCTTAAGGACCCTGATGATATTGATGTGTTCGTTAAACTCCTACAAAAGGCTGACGTTGTTCTGGAAAACTTTCGTCCTGGAGTGATGGAAAGACTGGGTTTTGGGTGGGAGGATTTACATAAAAAATATCCTTCGTTGATTTACGCCTGTATCTCTGGATTCGGTCATACCGGGCCATTAGCAAGTCATCCCGCTTATGACCTGATTGTGCAATGTATGTGTGGAATAGTCAGTGTAACTGGCCCCGAGGAGCCTGAAAGACCTGTTCGTCCAGGTACTTCTTTCAGTGATATCTACGGGGGGCTAATGTGTACGCTGGGAGTAAATGCGGCACTGATTGACCGAGAGAAAAGTGGTAAAGGCAGTAAAGTTGATATTTCAATGCTGGATTGCCAAATGGCGGTTATGGAAAGTTTCATTGCCCACTATTCGGTCACTAAAATTGATCCAATCCCCTTGGGGGCTGCACATCCAACTTTCTCACCTTTGGGACTCTACCGGGCAATGAACGGTTTTATTGCCTTGGCCGCAATCACGGATAGTGAATTTTCCAGTCTTTGTCTAGTGCTTGATTTGACTCCTTTGATTCAAGATTCACGCTTTGCAACCATGCATGATCGTGTCGAAAACCGGGTTGTACTTGATAAAATTTTGCAGCAGAAAATTTCTCAGTGGAAATCCTCAGACTTGGAGCAGGCTCTAAATGATGCTGGAGTGGCTTGTGGGCCTTTGCAAAATGTTGAAGAGCTTATCAAAAGCGATATTGCTGTAAAACGTAAGCTGATGAAAGGCTTCAATGATCCGGTTTATCAGAAGAATGGCGTATTTATATCTGGGAACCCAATGAAATATGATCGATATGAAGATCCCGACCTATGGCCAGCACCACCTAAGTTAGATGGGCATAGGAGTGAGATACTTTCTTGGTTAAGCAATGGGGGTTCGCTATGA
- a CDS encoding 3-deoxy-7-phosphoheptulonate synthase — protein MTTQQFDDLNVVSQEVLISPEMLKAELPISDAAEETVAKGRSAVRDILDRKDHRLMVVIGPCSVHDVDAAMDYAKRLKAVADKVSDTLLIVMRVYFEKPRTTVGWKGLINDPHLNDSFKIEEGLHIGRKLLLDVAELGLPTATEALDPISPQYLQDLISWSAIGARTTESQTHREMASGLSSAVGFKNGTDGGLEVAINALQSVANPHRFLGINKRGQVAIIHTSGNSYGHVVLRGGNDKPNYDSVSVAMCEQELRSAGITPNIMVDCSHANSNKNHELQPLVVDNVTHQILDGNQSIIGIMVESNLKAGNQKIPANLDDLEYGVSVTDKCIDWETTESLLLGMAEQLREPLQGRTAQV, from the coding sequence ATGACTACACAGCAGTTCGACGACCTGAATGTCGTCTCCCAGGAAGTCCTGATCAGCCCGGAGATGCTGAAAGCAGAGCTCCCCATTAGCGATGCCGCCGAAGAGACTGTCGCCAAAGGGCGCAGCGCCGTGCGTGATATCCTCGATCGCAAAGACCACCGCTTGATGGTGGTTATCGGACCTTGCTCCGTTCACGATGTGGACGCCGCAATGGATTATGCCAAGCGCTTGAAAGCGGTGGCTGACAAGGTTTCCGATACCCTGCTGATAGTAATGCGAGTCTATTTTGAGAAGCCGCGCACCACAGTTGGCTGGAAGGGCCTGATCAACGATCCCCACTTGAATGATTCCTTCAAGATTGAGGAAGGCCTGCATATCGGCCGCAAGCTACTTTTAGATGTCGCCGAGCTGGGGCTACCCACTGCTACCGAAGCGCTGGACCCAATCTCTCCCCAGTACCTGCAAGACCTGATCTCCTGGTCTGCCATTGGCGCTCGCACCACCGAATCCCAGACACACCGTGAAATGGCCAGCGGCCTTTCCTCTGCCGTAGGCTTTAAGAATGGTACCGATGGCGGATTGGAAGTGGCGATTAATGCCTTGCAATCTGTCGCTAATCCCCACCGATTCCTGGGTATCAACAAGCGCGGCCAGGTGGCCATTATTCACACTTCCGGCAACTCTTATGGCCACGTGGTGCTGCGTGGGGGTAATGACAAGCCAAATTACGATTCGGTCAGTGTCGCTATGTGTGAACAGGAGCTGCGTAGCGCCGGAATTACCCCCAATATCATGGTCGACTGCAGCCACGCCAACTCCAATAAAAACCACGAACTACAGCCCCTGGTGGTAGATAATGTGACCCACCAGATTCTTGATGGCAACCAATCAATTATTGGCATTATGGTGGAGAGTAACCTGAAAGCCGGTAACCAAAAGATTCCCGCCAATCTGGATGATCTGGAATACGGTGTCTCAGTTACCGACAAGTGTATCGATTGGGAAACCACGGAGTCTCTCTTACTGGGGATGGCGGAGCAGTTGCGTGAACCTCTTCAGGGTCGAACAGCCCAAGTTTGA
- the pcp gene encoding pyroglutamyl-peptidase I, producing the protein MTKVLVTGFEPFGHTPINPAESVMRVLDGTRIGSAEIYGLLVPNNFFESIDVVTAAIGELRPQIVVMLGEYAGRAVITVERIAQNLNDSTRYQLKDNRGVEMQGEPTIPNGPVAYRSNLPLRAMVKAMRSAGVPTDISDTAATFCCNHLMYGVLHHIITNQLEIRAGWIHLPQLPQVAALAENIGTPSMSRETAALGVHAGIEAALEHTEDIDEAILSKPQI; encoded by the coding sequence ATGACAAAAGTTCTCGTTACTGGATTTGAGCCCTTTGGCCATACACCGATCAACCCGGCCGAATCCGTGATGCGTGTACTGGACGGCACCCGTATCGGCAGCGCTGAAATCTACGGACTGCTCGTACCAAATAACTTCTTCGAAAGTATTGATGTTGTGACCGCTGCAATAGGAGAGCTTCGCCCACAAATTGTGGTGATGCTCGGTGAATATGCAGGCCGCGCGGTCATTACGGTAGAGAGAATCGCACAAAATTTAAATGACTCAACACGCTACCAACTGAAGGATAACCGGGGTGTTGAAATGCAGGGTGAGCCCACCATCCCCAACGGCCCTGTTGCTTATCGCAGCAACCTCCCCCTTCGAGCTATGGTGAAAGCGATGCGCAGTGCCGGTGTTCCAACAGACATTTCAGACACCGCCGCCACCTTCTGCTGCAATCACCTGATGTATGGAGTACTTCACCACATTATTACCAATCAGTTGGAAATTCGCGCAGGCTGGATACACCTTCCTCAATTACCACAAGTAGCGGCGTTGGCAGAAAATATTGGCACCCCCAGCATGTCCAGGGAGACAGCCGCTCTCGGAGTGCATGCCGGTATTGAAGCCGCACTGGAGCACACTGAGGATATTGATGAAGCCATTTTATCCAAGCCGCAGATTTAA
- a CDS encoding endo alpha-1,4 polygalactosaminidase: MHRKLALFFSPLLFLGCSDDLPDIIIPANIDYDQEMRLFVEDISDYAKGLDRDFIIVPQNGIELITTNTKTNGPVDDAYVDSTDGIAQEAVFFGQDGKVDQPTSETESERLRDYLNLAKDEGREILVTDYAYSEDKVKESYEENEKAGYISFAADNTLLNNIPSYPEKPFNVNNDDIDRLEDVKNFLNITNTTSFSTPQEFVDELSETDYDLLIIDLFFKDGSTYTEEQIKQLKKKNNGGDRLLMAYVNIGMAQSNRYYWQNSWPTNPPAWLLDEIDRSGNYYVEYWKAGWQDIIYGNNSSYIFKIVDAGFDGAYMDGIDVFEYFDSLETEE, translated from the coding sequence TTGCACCGGAAGCTAGCACTATTTTTCAGTCCACTACTCTTTCTCGGCTGTAGTGATGATTTACCCGACATCATTATCCCCGCAAATATCGATTATGATCAGGAAATGCGCCTGTTTGTGGAGGATATCAGCGACTATGCAAAGGGCCTTGACCGAGACTTTATTATCGTCCCGCAAAACGGTATTGAGCTGATCACCACCAATACCAAGACTAATGGCCCGGTAGATGACGCCTATGTGGACTCTACCGATGGCATCGCCCAGGAGGCGGTCTTCTTTGGGCAGGATGGTAAGGTAGACCAACCCACCAGCGAGACCGAAAGCGAGCGCCTGCGGGACTATCTCAACTTGGCTAAGGATGAAGGCCGTGAAATCCTGGTGACCGATTACGCCTATAGCGAAGACAAGGTTAAAGAGTCTTACGAGGAGAACGAGAAAGCCGGCTACATCTCCTTCGCCGCCGATAATACGCTTCTGAACAATATTCCTTCCTACCCGGAAAAACCTTTCAATGTGAACAATGACGACATTGATAGGTTGGAAGATGTCAAAAATTTCCTCAATATCACCAATACTACAAGCTTCTCCACGCCCCAGGAATTCGTGGACGAGCTATCCGAAACCGACTACGACCTGCTGATTATCGACTTATTCTTTAAGGATGGCTCAACTTATACCGAAGAGCAGATCAAGCAGTTAAAAAAGAAGAACAATGGCGGGGACCGCCTGTTGATGGCCTATGTCAACATTGGCATGGCCCAAAGTAACCGCTACTACTGGCAAAACTCCTGGCCCACCAATCCACCGGCTTGGTTGCTAGATGAAATTGATCGATCGGGCAACTATTACGTGGAGTACTGGAAAGCCGGCTGGCAGGACATCATCTATGGCAACAACAGCTCCTATATCTTCAAGATCGTAGATGCGGGCTTCGATGGTGCTTATATGGATGGCATCGACGTTTTTGAGTATTTCGATTCCCTCGAAACCGAGGAATAA
- a CDS encoding ester cyclase: MSANHKATSKKLLELWGDNTPHEASDYLSANYKNHQMPDASGGTSTDTLEEWQDLVKEFHNSFSDVKMEILLQVAEGDYVCTRWRITATHTGKFMQYEATNKTSSWTGTHTDRYEGGKMVESWVDWDKYSFLEELGLIK; encoded by the coding sequence ATGTCCGCCAACCATAAAGCGACATCTAAAAAGTTACTCGAGCTATGGGGGGACAACACCCCACATGAAGCCTCTGATTATTTATCTGCCAATTACAAAAATCACCAAATGCCAGATGCCTCTGGCGGCACTTCAACAGATACGCTAGAAGAGTGGCAAGATTTAGTGAAGGAATTTCACAATAGCTTCTCCGATGTGAAAATGGAGATTTTACTGCAAGTTGCAGAAGGTGATTATGTATGTACCCGTTGGCGCATCACGGCTACTCACACAGGTAAATTCATGCAATATGAGGCCACCAATAAAACCAGCAGCTGGACAGGCACCCATACCGACCGATACGAAGGTGGAAAGATGGTAGAAAGTTGGGTGGATTGGGATAAATACTCCTTCCTTGAAGAGCTGGGGCTGATCAAGTAA
- a CDS encoding OsmC family protein, with protein sequence MEPIEWDMSSTTIVRKLSEDAEQATFPPPHLDKVKQGELLKFHAHINVEQMPQGHHLKKATIFSNVPNGGTWELICDEGTAVGGRGSAPSPIMYFSAGLALCMMSHVEMLAQLSGIHLKKVKLEQKTEFSTTLNFGGIEAEKVFGKGERVEIHLMIESDETEEKLVEFAHCCRQACMSLQTVANATPVTTSLYLNSKAITFE encoded by the coding sequence ATGGAACCCATAGAGTGGGACATGTCCTCAACAACCATCGTCCGCAAGCTCAGTGAAGATGCTGAGCAGGCCACATTTCCCCCACCCCATCTGGATAAGGTGAAGCAAGGGGAATTGTTAAAATTTCATGCCCATATCAATGTGGAGCAAATGCCCCAGGGTCATCACCTGAAGAAAGCTACCATTTTTTCCAATGTACCCAATGGAGGAACCTGGGAGCTAATATGTGATGAGGGAACTGCGGTTGGAGGCCGTGGGAGCGCCCCATCTCCAATTATGTATTTTTCTGCTGGGCTAGCGCTTTGCATGATGTCTCACGTAGAAATGCTGGCACAGCTATCTGGCATTCATCTGAAGAAAGTAAAACTCGAGCAAAAGACTGAATTTTCAACCACCTTAAATTTTGGTGGAATTGAAGCCGAGAAGGTATTCGGCAAGGGAGAACGAGTAGAAATTCACCTGATGATCGAAAGCGATGAGACCGAGGAAAAACTTGTGGAGTTTGCCCACTGCTGTCGGCAAGCCTGTATGTCACTACAAACGGTAGCTAATGCCACACCAGTCACTACCTCCCTCTACCTTAACAGCAAGGCTATAACCTTTGAGTGA
- a CDS encoding patatin-like phospholipase family protein — protein sequence MFDQVVFAGGGGRCTWQIGFWESVAGEIGLSPRRVTAVSAGGLMASLILMGRIEEGREHFWSAFAANRKNAYWGNLVKRERVFPQYGIFRNAMLELFRDGMQPLRAAADLQIGIVHPPSLLPAGLAFGVGALAYYTDKHLLRSLHPKIALGLGFKQNFYRAQDCQSVEELVELILCSSCTPPFTPRLRRSGAPVLDGGVVDNIPVAGLDRGTGRVLILLSRCYPRYPNCFTRRHGEQLWTYVQPSQPPFISVWDYTNPELAQKTYELGRADGREFLQKHMLEQEMLNEQYQ from the coding sequence ATGTTTGATCAGGTTGTTTTTGCCGGTGGTGGCGGGCGCTGTACCTGGCAAATAGGTTTTTGGGAGTCTGTTGCCGGTGAAATTGGGCTATCGCCGAGGCGGGTAACCGCGGTATCTGCTGGTGGGCTGATGGCAAGCCTGATCCTGATGGGGCGAATTGAAGAGGGCCGTGAGCACTTCTGGTCGGCTTTTGCGGCCAACCGCAAGAACGCTTACTGGGGCAACCTGGTAAAGAGAGAGCGGGTGTTTCCCCAATACGGGATTTTTCGCAATGCCATGTTGGAGCTGTTTCGCGATGGTATGCAGCCATTGCGCGCGGCCGCCGATCTGCAAATTGGTATTGTCCACCCCCCAAGCCTTTTACCTGCCGGGTTGGCATTTGGTGTTGGCGCATTGGCCTATTACACCGATAAGCATTTGCTGCGCAGTCTGCACCCGAAGATAGCTCTGGGCCTTGGCTTTAAGCAGAACTTCTATCGTGCACAGGATTGCCAGAGTGTTGAGGAGTTGGTGGAGCTCATTCTCTGCTCATCCTGTACGCCGCCGTTCACGCCGCGTTTGCGCCGGTCCGGCGCTCCCGTTCTTGATGGTGGGGTGGTGGACAATATCCCGGTGGCTGGGCTGGACCGTGGGACGGGCCGGGTGTTGATACTGCTCAGTCGCTGCTATCCCCGTTATCCAAACTGCTTTACCAGGCGCCACGGGGAGCAGCTGTGGACCTATGTGCAACCCTCGCAGCCGCCGTTTATCAGTGTTTGGGATTACACCAATCCCGAATTGGCGCAAAAGACTTATGAGCTCGGTCGTGCCGATGGCCGGGAGTTTTTACAAAAACACATGCTTGAACAGGAGATGCTCAATGAGCAATACCAATAA
- the tnpA gene encoding IS200/IS605 family transposase, with translation MSRFEKLTHVLWHCQYHIVWVPKYRYRVLKGPIANEVHNCIQVYCSQLRCSVVELNVQVDHVHLLVKVPPKISISRLLGVVKGKTALRVFTRFPYLRKKPYWGNHFWAKGYCVDTVGVDADMIRKYVKYQEKIEQRQSQLDLRG, from the coding sequence ATGAGCCGTTTTGAAAAGTTAACGCATGTGCTTTGGCATTGCCAATATCATATCGTTTGGGTTCCAAAGTACCGTTACAGGGTACTAAAAGGTCCTATTGCAAATGAAGTTCACAACTGCATTCAAGTCTACTGCAGTCAGTTGCGATGCAGTGTCGTGGAGCTGAATGTTCAGGTAGATCATGTGCATCTGCTGGTTAAGGTGCCACCGAAGATCTCAATTTCTAGGCTTCTAGGAGTAGTAAAAGGGAAAACCGCATTGAGGGTCTTTACGCGTTTCCCTTACCTTAGGAAGAAGCCATATTGGGGTAATCACTTTTGGGCGAAAGGTTACTGTGTAGATACAGTTGGAGTTGATGCAGACATGATACGGAAGTATGTAAAGTATCAGGAGAAAATTGAGCAGCGTCAATCTCAGTTAGATTTACGCGGATGA
- a CDS encoding nuclear transport factor 2 family protein: MSNTNNPIAESIALWHEMVAERDLSRLPTIVAEDAVFRSPAFFKPYHSAAAVCLILNTVMQVFESFEYDRSFTTESGRDLALEFKASIGDKSLKGLDIIRFDENGKIVEFEVMIRPLNALQKLAEEMSGRLSQYVTQYKDSQPA, translated from the coding sequence ATGAGCAATACCAATAATCCAATAGCGGAGTCAATCGCCCTGTGGCACGAGATGGTTGCGGAGCGGGACCTCAGTCGGCTGCCCACAATCGTTGCGGAGGACGCGGTATTCCGCTCTCCGGCGTTCTTTAAGCCTTATCACAGCGCTGCGGCAGTCTGCCTGATCCTCAATACGGTGATGCAGGTATTTGAAAGCTTTGAATACGATCGCAGCTTCACTACTGAGTCAGGCCGCGATCTGGCTTTGGAGTTTAAGGCCAGCATCGGTGACAAGAGCCTTAAAGGGCTGGATATCATTCGCTTTGATGAGAATGGCAAGATCGTGGAGTTTGAGGTGATGATACGTCCCCTCAACGCCCTGCAGAAGCTGGCGGAAGAGATGTCCGGCCGCCTGTCCCAGTATGTGACTCAGTACAAGGATTCCCAGCCGGCTTGA
- the hrpB gene encoding ATP-dependent helicase HrpB: protein MSELPIYSALPELLQSLNKHNNVVLQAPPGAGKTTVVPLALLDTDWLGQRNIIMLEPRRLAARTAAARMAAQLGERLGETVGYQVRGERRLSAKTRILVVTEGILTRLLQSDPELSETALVIFDEFHERSLQADLSLALCLQSQEYLREDLKLLVMSATLETEAVARVLGGAPVVSSEGRSFPVHIDYLDQREEPEDHRSVPALMSRKILEALRKEAGSVLAFLPGVAEIRKVEELLREQLASVSDLKPDSIILAPLYGDLTREQQDQAISPAAPEQRKVVLATNVAETSLTIEGIRIVVDSGLMRESRFDPNSGMNRLETCRISQASATQRSGRAGRLSEGNCLRLWSEGRQRSLSGKTTPEILRSDLAPLALELALWGVSDPTDLCWLDLPPAGPLAQAQALLQQLGALDQDLRITPHGSAMLTLGCHPRLAHMMLRSLDWQLSQQACLLAALLSERDIFRGEARWDRDISKRIEVLQGRVKGQSIDRGAVQRIRQQAKTWQAQLQNFKEQGPQNSESIDQADGIGALLGLAYPDRIAKSRNDSGRRFLLCSGRGAHFSHDDALALSEFLVIAELDGQGRDARIQLAAQISEGAIHRCFADRIERNTAIRWDDTAGRAEALEQVTLGKLVLQQQVAKDVPAELLSRALLDAIRQKGLSLLPWSKEALQFRARVEFLRTEESGQSLLGGTPLPDWSDDALLQELENWLLPHLTGFNKLEQLKQLDLLNILRTQLDWDHIRQVDELAPSHYTVPSGSRIAIDYETSPPILAVRLQELFGLAQTPAVLHGRYPLMIHLLSPARRPVQITRDLANFWASTYEEVKKELRIKYQKHYWPDDPCTAVATNKTKKRMDNTRGS, encoded by the coding sequence ATGTCAGAGTTACCTATTTATTCCGCCCTACCCGAGTTACTGCAAAGCCTGAATAAGCACAACAATGTGGTGCTACAGGCTCCACCAGGTGCCGGTAAGACCACTGTTGTTCCTTTAGCCCTGCTCGACACCGACTGGCTGGGCCAGCGCAATATCATTATGTTGGAGCCCCGTCGCCTGGCTGCACGCACCGCTGCGGCACGTATGGCTGCCCAGCTTGGAGAGAGGCTGGGTGAAACAGTGGGTTACCAGGTACGCGGGGAACGCCGGCTGAGTGCGAAAACCCGCATCCTGGTTGTTACCGAGGGAATTCTTACCCGATTGTTGCAGTCTGACCCCGAACTGTCAGAAACCGCACTGGTTATTTTTGATGAGTTTCACGAACGCAGTCTGCAGGCAGACCTGTCCCTGGCACTGTGCCTGCAATCCCAGGAGTATCTGCGCGAAGATTTGAAGCTGCTGGTAATGTCAGCAACCCTGGAAACCGAGGCAGTAGCCAGGGTGCTCGGCGGCGCGCCAGTGGTCAGTAGTGAGGGGCGCAGCTTCCCCGTACATATCGATTACCTTGACCAGCGGGAGGAGCCCGAAGATCACCGCTCTGTGCCCGCGCTCATGAGCCGCAAGATTCTCGAAGCGCTACGTAAAGAGGCAGGCAGTGTGCTCGCATTCCTTCCGGGAGTGGCAGAGATTCGCAAGGTGGAGGAGCTACTGCGCGAACAGCTCGCCTCTGTGAGTGATCTCAAACCAGATAGCATTATTCTCGCCCCGCTCTATGGAGATTTGACCCGCGAACAGCAGGATCAGGCCATCTCACCGGCCGCGCCTGAACAACGCAAAGTGGTACTGGCAACCAATGTGGCAGAGACCAGCCTGACCATTGAAGGGATTCGCATCGTTGTGGATTCCGGCTTAATGCGGGAGTCTCGCTTCGACCCCAACAGCGGCATGAATCGGCTGGAGACCTGCCGAATCTCCCAGGCCTCTGCGACCCAGCGCAGCGGCCGCGCCGGACGCCTCAGCGAAGGGAACTGCCTGCGCCTGTGGAGCGAGGGACGCCAGCGCAGCCTCAGTGGCAAGACCACTCCGGAGATTCTACGCAGTGATTTGGCCCCGCTGGCACTGGAACTAGCCCTATGGGGAGTCAGTGATCCCACCGATCTCTGCTGGCTGGACCTTCCCCCCGCGGGCCCTCTGGCCCAGGCCCAAGCCCTTTTACAACAACTGGGTGCCCTCGACCAGGATCTGCGTATTACTCCACACGGCAGTGCCATGCTTACCCTTGGCTGCCACCCGCGCCTCGCCCATATGATGCTTCGCAGCCTCGATTGGCAGCTATCGCAACAGGCCTGCCTGCTGGCGGCACTGCTGTCAGAGCGGGATATCTTCCGCGGTGAAGCGCGCTGGGACAGGGATATCAGCAAGCGTATCGAGGTACTACAAGGCCGTGTCAAAGGCCAAAGTATCGATCGGGGTGCGGTACAGCGAATTCGCCAGCAGGCCAAAACCTGGCAGGCCCAATTACAGAATTTCAAAGAGCAAGGGCCACAAAACAGCGAAAGTATTGACCAAGCCGATGGGATAGGAGCGCTACTGGGGCTCGCCTATCCCGATAGGATCGCAAAAAGCCGCAACGACAGCGGCCGCCGTTTCCTACTCTGTAGCGGCCGAGGGGCACATTTCTCCCACGACGATGCCCTCGCGCTGAGCGAATTCCTGGTTATTGCAGAACTGGATGGCCAGGGCCGCGATGCGCGAATACAGCTAGCCGCTCAAATTTCAGAGGGTGCGATACACCGCTGCTTTGCCGATCGAATTGAACGCAACACAGCCATTCGCTGGGACGATACGGCCGGGCGCGCAGAGGCCCTGGAGCAGGTCACACTGGGCAAACTGGTGTTGCAGCAACAAGTCGCCAAAGATGTTCCCGCAGAATTATTGAGCCGGGCACTACTTGATGCCATTCGCCAGAAAGGACTCTCGCTACTGCCCTGGAGTAAAGAAGCCCTGCAGTTCCGCGCACGGGTGGAATTTTTGCGAACAGAGGAAAGTGGTCAATCTCTACTGGGAGGCACTCCGCTACCCGACTGGAGTGATGATGCGCTGTTGCAGGAACTTGAGAACTGGCTACTTCCACACCTAACTGGCTTCAATAAGTTGGAGCAGCTCAAGCAGCTGGACCTGCTCAATATTCTGCGTACACAGCTCGATTGGGACCATATTCGACAAGTTGATGAGCTGGCTCCCAGCCACTACACCGTACCCAGCGGTTCGCGCATTGCTATCGACTACGAGACATCCCCGCCAATCCTGGCCGTGCGCCTTCAGGAACTCTTTGGCTTGGCACAGACTCCGGCAGTTTTGCACGGGCGCTACCCACTAATGATTCACCTGCTTTCCCCGGCTCGCCGCCCGGTACAGATCACTCGCGATCTGGCTAACTTTTGGGCAAGCACTTACGAAGAGGTCAAAAAAGAATTGCGGATCAAATACCAGAAGCACTACTGGCCAGATGACCCCTGCACTGCGGTCGCCACCAACAAGACCAAAAAGAGAATGGATAACACCAGGGGCTCCTAA
- a CDS encoding CaiB/BaiF CoA-transferase family protein, producing the protein MNEEDFFSGANPGPLNGMLVVSLEQILAGPYCTKLLWELGATIVKVEQPEGDIARSMPPFFHGNSVYFSHVNYGKKSIALNLEDEADKDIFKRLIQRADVFFENMPVGYLEKIGFKAKSLLELNPKLVCASLSGFGQNIENNTIAYDVVIQAMSSLMSVTGYPDAGPVRVGAEIGDVTGATYMAIAIVSSLYERVKNQSPGICIDVSLLDSLAAIMEGTLLNYSANGEIPKPKGNKEPATSPFDLYQCQDRKVGIVCGNQSLYEKFCSALGCEYLLKDPRFVDNQARVKNCDELKAEINKILSKMPVSEVFETLAKAGVPVSPVNHVSDLFDSEQLKARNMIVSLTSPDFEGISTAGNPIKLSAYPDKSETRPPPPFLNGDRDTIIKLFKT; encoded by the coding sequence ATGAACGAGGAAGATTTTTTCTCTGGGGCGAATCCTGGCCCTTTAAATGGAATGTTGGTGGTCAGTCTTGAGCAAATTCTTGCCGGTCCTTACTGTACTAAATTATTGTGGGAGTTGGGGGCTACAATTGTTAAAGTTGAGCAACCTGAAGGTGATATAGCCCGCTCTATGCCACCGTTTTTTCACGGGAATTCTGTTTATTTTTCTCATGTAAACTATGGCAAGAAAAGTATTGCCCTGAATCTTGAAGATGAAGCGGATAAAGATATTTTTAAACGCCTGATTCAGCGGGCTGATGTTTTTTTTGAGAATATGCCGGTTGGTTATCTTGAAAAAATTGGCTTCAAAGCTAAATCCCTTCTTGAACTAAATCCTAAATTAGTATGTGCTAGTTTGTCTGGTTTTGGTCAGAACATCGAAAATAACACGATTGCCTATGATGTAGTTATTCAGGCTATGAGTAGCCTTATGAGTGTGACAGGATATCCAGATGCTGGCCCGGTAAGGGTGGGGGCAGAAATTGGCGATGTTACTGGCGCTACTTATATGGCTATTGCCATTGTCTCCAGTCTTTATGAGCGAGTGAAAAATCAAAGTCCTGGTATTTGTATTGATGTGAGTTTGCTGGATTCCCTCGCTGCGATTATGGAGGGGACACTGCTGAATTATTCGGCGAATGGCGAAATACCTAAACCAAAGGGGAATAAGGAACCGGCTACCTCTCCATTTGACTTGTATCAATGTCAAGATAGGAAGGTGGGCATTGTATGCGGTAATCAAAGCTTGTATGAGAAATTTTGTAGTGCGCTGGGTTGTGAATATTTACTTAAAGACCCACGCTTTGTTGATAATCAAGCACGTGTTAAAAATTGCGATGAACTAAAGGCGGAAATTAATAAAATACTAAGCAAAATGCCAGTGTCTGAAGTTTTCGAGACCCTGGCGAAAGCCGGAGTTCCTGTGAGCCCGGTTAACCATGTCAGCGACCTATTTGATAGTGAGCAGCTGAAAGCTAGAAATATGATTGTCTCTTTGACTTCGCCTGATTTTGAGGGGATTAGTACCGCTGGTAACCCCATTAAACTATCGGCCTATCCCGATAAATCTGAGACACGCCCACCACCACCATTTTTGAATGGTGATCGCGACACAATTATCAAACTTTTCAAAACCTAG